The Drosophila teissieri strain GT53w chromosome X, Prin_Dtei_1.1, whole genome shotgun sequence genome has a segment encoding these proteins:
- the LOC122623329 gene encoding abnormal cell migration protein 10 isoform X1 yields the protein MDCGGIATHQQQQLQQQQLHLLQQQLQQQQHQQQRQQQQHSLEEAATITNINLRGILVGGAASGAVGAGAAAGGATTTTTTTTAAGFVAGGDCPVIGAGAGAGVKLRRHSDRPLTPEAKQLSHTYRISMANLEDSQESELDQILGELSLLEAQISYTEASMLPAMCAPSAGAQIAPPPGVAQLPSSAPSMVSMSAASSRSHSRTNSTISADVSSCSSSGISENGHGLGLGGPGSAGMMVQPPPPGGMTMGITLGVVTPREPRTESPDNDSAFSDTVSLLSSESSASSNTSLQQQQQQQHQHQHQHQQHQQQQKQQLAGAEKLLHGVHGQHGGQQSGVNSITKADKIQLALHKLESAPIRRLFVKAFTSDGASKSLLVDERMGCGHVTRLLADKNHVQMQANWALVEHLGDLQMERLFEDHELLVDNLMTWHSDAGNRVLFQQRPDKVTLFLRPELYLPGPQMAPGCQHDEQTRQMLLDEFFDSHNQLQMDGPLYMKADPKKGWKRYHFVLRSSGLYYFPKEKTKNTRDLACLNLFHGHNVYTGLGWRKKWKSPTDYTFGFKAVADSSLGKSCRSLKMLCAEDLPTLDRWLTAIRVCKYGKQLWDSHKSLLEDLCLSRDDAVSQSSFAASMRSESISSISSAVPSQCGSVSSAISSMSNSTSGRTSRASSSSSSGCLSDDNNAFDSEFTTGTIKRKPSMKPNLPLTTMTRQLKEVGEITICESAGGDASSPERSGTLTRRHSRRKSQESNGSGTLKRRPIAVPVATVVKQTEPMGSASSTSSSSNSTPTPTPSICAKPPPGDSASLMCSSTLSLDSLPPPPPPPALDGSEDQDVYGSQLSLASLPPPPPPEEVLAMNYAEPSSPSTPTPMSTPMIMPNSNGSLPPAVPAKPMKPAVKQAAGGLKAAPPYKAPPDYVGPALLPGPPLPPPPPAQKKVSFADSPVLLRRKMCSPEPVLPQRSPSTTLSCHSSSSAGSAYQTYAPGPMLPPRADVARLSSLSNGSSSEVTSPKRLQESASNPPRDFLKDLQRVMRKKWQVAQKCKAEPATTPHEVLGFRDFSNEDLLAAHNLNSGANSSHYYRETANVSHWVRKHYEYAHNALYENVHAQAAAGVPGAEATTPPLPPPPGNSVAAKKRPPPPPPKRSDKTHLTNRV from the exons ATCAACCTAAGGGGCATCTTGGTTGGCGGCGCTGCCAGCGGCGCAgtaggagcaggagcagcggctgGTGGtgcgacgacaacgacgacgacgacgaccgCCGCTGGCTTCGTGGCTGGTGGGGATTGCCCTGTGATCGGCGCCGGTGCTGGCGCTGGCGTCAAGCTGCGCAGGCACAGCGATCGTCCCCTGACGCCGGAGGCCAAGCAGCTCTCCCACACATACCGCATCTCGATGGCTAACCTGGAGGATTCGCAGGAATCGGAGCTGGACCAGATCCTGGGCGAGCTGAGTCTGCTGGAGGCGCAGATCAGCTACACCGAGGCGTCCATGCTGCCCGCCATGTGTGCTCCCAGTGCCGGCGCTCAGATAGCACCGCCACCTGGAGTGGCCCAGCTGCCAAGCAGTGCTCCGTCGATGGTCTCCATGTCGGCAGCATCCTCGCGCTCCCACTCGCGCACCAACAGCACCATCTCAGCGGACGTGAGCAGCTGCTCGTCGTCCGGGATCTCGGAGAATGGACACGGACTAGGACTGGGCGGACCTGGGTCGGCCGGAATGATGGTGCAGCCACCTCCACCGGGCGGCATGACCATGGGAATAACGCTGGGCGTTGTCACTCCCCGGGAACCGCGCACTGAGTCGCCAGACAATGACTCCGCTTTCAGCGACACGGTTTCGCTGCTGTCCAGCGAGTCGTCGGCCTCCTCGAACACAtccctgcagcagcagcagcagcaacagcaccagcaccagcaccagcaccaacagcaccagcagcagcagaaacaacagctGGCCGGCGCGGAGAAACTACTCCACGGCGTCCATGGCCAGCACGGTGGGCAGCAGAGTGGCGTTAACAGCATCACGAAGGCGGACAAGATCCAGTTGGCACTGCATAAGCTGGAAAGCGCCCCCATCCGGCGGCTGTTTGTCAAGGCCTTCACCTCCGACGGTGCCTCCAAGTCACTGTTGGTGGATGAGCGCATGGGCTGTGGCCATGTAACACGCCTCTTGGCCGACAAGAACCACGTGCAAATGCAGGCGAACTGGGCGTTGGTCGAGCACTTAGGCGATCTCCAGATGG AACGCCTCTTCGAGGACCACGAACTGCTGGTGGACAACCTGATGACGTGGCACTCAGACGCCGGCAACCGAGTGCTCTTTCAACAGCGACCGGACAAGGTGACGCTGTTCCTGCGGCCGGAGCTCTACTTGCCCGGACCCCAGATGGCGCCCGGATGCCAGCACGACGAGCAAACGCGGCAGATGCTGCTGGACGAGTTCTTCGATTCGCACAACCAGCTGCAGATGGACGGACCGCTTTACATGAAGGCGGACCCAAAGAAGGGCTGGAAGCGATATCACTTTGTGTTGCGCTCCTCGGGTCTCTACTACTTCCCCAAGGAGAAGACCAAGAACACGCGAGACCTGGCCTGCCTAAATCTGTTTCACGGCCACAATGTGTACACTGGATTGGGCTGGCGCAAGAAGTGGAAGTCGCCGACTGACTACACCTTTGGCTTCAAGGCGGTGGCGGACTCTTCGCTGGGCAAGTCGTGCCGCTCCCTCAAGATGCTCTGCGCTGAGGACCTGCCGACGCTGGACCGCTGGCTGACAGCCATCCGCGTCTGCAAGTACGGCAAGCAGCTGTGGGACAGTCACAAATCGCTGCTCGAGGATCTCTGCCTGAGCCGCGACGATGCCGTCTCGCAGTCGAGCTTTGCAGCCTCCATGCGCAGCGAGTCAATCTCAAGCATCTCCTCGGCGGTTCCGTCGCAGTGCGGCAGCGTTTCCTCGGCCATCAGCAGCATGTCCAACTCGACTAGCGGCCGCACATCGCGcgcctccagcagcagctccagtgGCTGCCTCTCGGACGACAACAACGCCTTCGACTCTGAGTTCACCACTGGCACCATTAAGCGCAAGCCCTCGATGAAGCCCAATCTCCCGCTGACCACGATGACACGCCAGCTGAAGGAGGTGGGCGAGATCACCATCTGCGAGAGCGCAGGCGGCGATGCCAGTTCCCCGGAGCGCAGTGGTACTCTAACGCGTCGCCACAGTCGTCGCAAGTCGCAGGAgagcaacggcagcggcacgCTCAAGCGCCGCCCGATTGCCGTGCCGGTGGCCACTGTCGTCAAGCAGACGGAGCCAATGGGCAGTGCCTCGTCCACCTCGTCCAGCAGCAACTCCACGCCGACGCCCACACCCAGCATATGCGCCAAACCGCCGCCAGGCGATTCGGCCTCGCTGATGTGTTCCTCTACGCTGTCTTTGGACTCGCTGCCTCCGCCCCCGCCGCCGCCCGCTTTAGATGGGTCGGAGGACCAAGATGTGTACGGGTCACAGCTGTCGCTGGCCTCactgccaccaccacctccgccCGAGGAGGTGCTGGCCATGAACTATGCAGAACCCTCCAGTCCGTCTACTCCCACACCAATGAGCACTCCCATGATCATGCCCAACAGCAACGGATCGTTGCCCCCGGCGGTGCCGGCCAAGCCCATGAAGCCAGCAGTGAAGCAGGCGGCGGGCGGTCTCAAGGCCGCGCCACCATACAAGGCACCGCCGGACTACGTGGGTCCCGCCCTGCTGCCCGGGCCGCctttgccgccgccgcctcccgCCCAGAAAAAGGTCTCGTTTGCGGACTCTCCGGTGCTGCTGCGTCGCAAGATGTGCTCACCAGAACCCGTGCTGCCCCAGCGATCGCCCAGCACCACGCTCAGCTGTCATTCCAGCTCCAGCGCGGGATCGGCCTACCAGACCTATGCTCCCGGGCCTATGTTGCCGCCGCGTGCGGATGTGGCCCGCCTGTCTAGCCtgagcaacggcagcagcagcgaggtGACCTCGCCAAAGCGCCTGCAGGAGTCGGCCTCGAATCCGCCCCGCGACTTCCTAAAGGATCTGCAGCGCGTGATGCGCAAGAAATGGCAGGTGGCGCAAAAGTGCAAGGCGGAGCCAGCGACGACGCCGCATGAGGTCCTGGGCTTCCGGGACTTTAGCAACGAGGACCTTCTGGCCGCCCACAACCTCAACTCCGGAGCCAACTCCTCGCACTACTACCGCGAGACGGCCAACGTGAGCCACTGGGTGAGGAAGCACTACGAGTATGCCCACAACGCGCTCTACGAGAACGTGCACGCCCAGGCGGCGGCTGGAGTGCCTGGTGCAGAAGCCACCACGCCTCCACTCCCACCTCCACCTGGTAATTCAGTGGCAGCTAAGAAAcgtccgccgccgccgcctccgaaGCGGAGCGACAAGACGCACCTGACCAACCGGGTGTAA
- the LOC122623329 gene encoding amyloid beta A4 precursor protein-binding family B member 1-interacting protein isoform X2 — protein sequence MANLEDSQESELDQILGELSLLEAQISYTEASMLPAMCAPSAGAQIAPPPGVAQLPSSAPSMVSMSAASSRSHSRTNSTISADVSSCSSSGISENGHGLGLGGPGSAGMMVQPPPPGGMTMGITLGVVTPREPRTESPDNDSAFSDTVSLLSSESSASSNTSLQQQQQQQHQHQHQHQQHQQQQKQQLAGAEKLLHGVHGQHGGQQSGVNSITKADKIQLALHKLESAPIRRLFVKAFTSDGASKSLLVDERMGCGHVTRLLADKNHVQMQANWALVEHLGDLQMERLFEDHELLVDNLMTWHSDAGNRVLFQQRPDKVTLFLRPELYLPGPQMAPGCQHDEQTRQMLLDEFFDSHNQLQMDGPLYMKADPKKGWKRYHFVLRSSGLYYFPKEKTKNTRDLACLNLFHGHNVYTGLGWRKKWKSPTDYTFGFKAVADSSLGKSCRSLKMLCAEDLPTLDRWLTAIRVCKYGKQLWDSHKSLLEDLCLSRDDAVSQSSFAASMRSESISSISSAVPSQCGSVSSAISSMSNSTSGRTSRASSSSSSGCLSDDNNAFDSEFTTGTIKRKPSMKPNLPLTTMTRQLKEVGEITICESAGGDASSPERSGTLTRRHSRRKSQESNGSGTLKRRPIAVPVATVVKQTEPMGSASSTSSSSNSTPTPTPSICAKPPPGDSASLMCSSTLSLDSLPPPPPPPALDGSEDQDVYGSQLSLASLPPPPPPEEVLAMNYAEPSSPSTPTPMSTPMIMPNSNGSLPPAVPAKPMKPAVKQAAGGLKAAPPYKAPPDYVGPALLPGPPLPPPPPAQKKVSFADSPVLLRRKMCSPEPVLPQRSPSTTLSCHSSSSAGSAYQTYAPGPMLPPRADVARLSSLSNGSSSEVTSPKRLQESASNPPRDFLKDLQRVMRKKWQVAQKCKAEPATTPHEVLGFRDFSNEDLLAAHNLNSGANSSHYYRETANVSHWVRKHYEYAHNALYENVHAQAAAGVPGAEATTPPLPPPPGNSVAAKKRPPPPPPKRSDKTHLTNRV from the exons ATGGCTAACCTGGAGGATTCGCAGGAATCGGAGCTGGACCAGATCCTGGGCGAGCTGAGTCTGCTGGAGGCGCAGATCAGCTACACCGAGGCGTCCATGCTGCCCGCCATGTGTGCTCCCAGTGCCGGCGCTCAGATAGCACCGCCACCTGGAGTGGCCCAGCTGCCAAGCAGTGCTCCGTCGATGGTCTCCATGTCGGCAGCATCCTCGCGCTCCCACTCGCGCACCAACAGCACCATCTCAGCGGACGTGAGCAGCTGCTCGTCGTCCGGGATCTCGGAGAATGGACACGGACTAGGACTGGGCGGACCTGGGTCGGCCGGAATGATGGTGCAGCCACCTCCACCGGGCGGCATGACCATGGGAATAACGCTGGGCGTTGTCACTCCCCGGGAACCGCGCACTGAGTCGCCAGACAATGACTCCGCTTTCAGCGACACGGTTTCGCTGCTGTCCAGCGAGTCGTCGGCCTCCTCGAACACAtccctgcagcagcagcagcagcaacagcaccagcaccagcaccagcaccaacagcaccagcagcagcagaaacaacagctGGCCGGCGCGGAGAAACTACTCCACGGCGTCCATGGCCAGCACGGTGGGCAGCAGAGTGGCGTTAACAGCATCACGAAGGCGGACAAGATCCAGTTGGCACTGCATAAGCTGGAAAGCGCCCCCATCCGGCGGCTGTTTGTCAAGGCCTTCACCTCCGACGGTGCCTCCAAGTCACTGTTGGTGGATGAGCGCATGGGCTGTGGCCATGTAACACGCCTCTTGGCCGACAAGAACCACGTGCAAATGCAGGCGAACTGGGCGTTGGTCGAGCACTTAGGCGATCTCCAGATGG AACGCCTCTTCGAGGACCACGAACTGCTGGTGGACAACCTGATGACGTGGCACTCAGACGCCGGCAACCGAGTGCTCTTTCAACAGCGACCGGACAAGGTGACGCTGTTCCTGCGGCCGGAGCTCTACTTGCCCGGACCCCAGATGGCGCCCGGATGCCAGCACGACGAGCAAACGCGGCAGATGCTGCTGGACGAGTTCTTCGATTCGCACAACCAGCTGCAGATGGACGGACCGCTTTACATGAAGGCGGACCCAAAGAAGGGCTGGAAGCGATATCACTTTGTGTTGCGCTCCTCGGGTCTCTACTACTTCCCCAAGGAGAAGACCAAGAACACGCGAGACCTGGCCTGCCTAAATCTGTTTCACGGCCACAATGTGTACACTGGATTGGGCTGGCGCAAGAAGTGGAAGTCGCCGACTGACTACACCTTTGGCTTCAAGGCGGTGGCGGACTCTTCGCTGGGCAAGTCGTGCCGCTCCCTCAAGATGCTCTGCGCTGAGGACCTGCCGACGCTGGACCGCTGGCTGACAGCCATCCGCGTCTGCAAGTACGGCAAGCAGCTGTGGGACAGTCACAAATCGCTGCTCGAGGATCTCTGCCTGAGCCGCGACGATGCCGTCTCGCAGTCGAGCTTTGCAGCCTCCATGCGCAGCGAGTCAATCTCAAGCATCTCCTCGGCGGTTCCGTCGCAGTGCGGCAGCGTTTCCTCGGCCATCAGCAGCATGTCCAACTCGACTAGCGGCCGCACATCGCGcgcctccagcagcagctccagtgGCTGCCTCTCGGACGACAACAACGCCTTCGACTCTGAGTTCACCACTGGCACCATTAAGCGCAAGCCCTCGATGAAGCCCAATCTCCCGCTGACCACGATGACACGCCAGCTGAAGGAGGTGGGCGAGATCACCATCTGCGAGAGCGCAGGCGGCGATGCCAGTTCCCCGGAGCGCAGTGGTACTCTAACGCGTCGCCACAGTCGTCGCAAGTCGCAGGAgagcaacggcagcggcacgCTCAAGCGCCGCCCGATTGCCGTGCCGGTGGCCACTGTCGTCAAGCAGACGGAGCCAATGGGCAGTGCCTCGTCCACCTCGTCCAGCAGCAACTCCACGCCGACGCCCACACCCAGCATATGCGCCAAACCGCCGCCAGGCGATTCGGCCTCGCTGATGTGTTCCTCTACGCTGTCTTTGGACTCGCTGCCTCCGCCCCCGCCGCCGCCCGCTTTAGATGGGTCGGAGGACCAAGATGTGTACGGGTCACAGCTGTCGCTGGCCTCactgccaccaccacctccgccCGAGGAGGTGCTGGCCATGAACTATGCAGAACCCTCCAGTCCGTCTACTCCCACACCAATGAGCACTCCCATGATCATGCCCAACAGCAACGGATCGTTGCCCCCGGCGGTGCCGGCCAAGCCCATGAAGCCAGCAGTGAAGCAGGCGGCGGGCGGTCTCAAGGCCGCGCCACCATACAAGGCACCGCCGGACTACGTGGGTCCCGCCCTGCTGCCCGGGCCGCctttgccgccgccgcctcccgCCCAGAAAAAGGTCTCGTTTGCGGACTCTCCGGTGCTGCTGCGTCGCAAGATGTGCTCACCAGAACCCGTGCTGCCCCAGCGATCGCCCAGCACCACGCTCAGCTGTCATTCCAGCTCCAGCGCGGGATCGGCCTACCAGACCTATGCTCCCGGGCCTATGTTGCCGCCGCGTGCGGATGTGGCCCGCCTGTCTAGCCtgagcaacggcagcagcagcgaggtGACCTCGCCAAAGCGCCTGCAGGAGTCGGCCTCGAATCCGCCCCGCGACTTCCTAAAGGATCTGCAGCGCGTGATGCGCAAGAAATGGCAGGTGGCGCAAAAGTGCAAGGCGGAGCCAGCGACGACGCCGCATGAGGTCCTGGGCTTCCGGGACTTTAGCAACGAGGACCTTCTGGCCGCCCACAACCTCAACTCCGGAGCCAACTCCTCGCACTACTACCGCGAGACGGCCAACGTGAGCCACTGGGTGAGGAAGCACTACGAGTATGCCCACAACGCGCTCTACGAGAACGTGCACGCCCAGGCGGCGGCTGGAGTGCCTGGTGCAGAAGCCACCACGCCTCCACTCCCACCTCCACCTGGTAATTCAGTGGCAGCTAAGAAAcgtccgccgccgccgcctccgaaGCGGAGCGACAAGACGCACCTGACCAACCGGGTGTAA